The following are from one region of the Novosphingobium humi genome:
- a CDS encoding aldehyde dehydrogenase family protein has translation MRSIINNYIGGQFRPASSDRTAPLHNPATEEQIGTVRLSNTDDVDAAVAAAKAVWPSFAATPQDERIAMLRRLSSALADSEPELIAAMRAEYGAPIHFTTFSVRHAGSVFLDMARTVADYPWRQSIGRAQVEMRPLGVAAAITPWNSNIGFICAKLAAAVAAGSPIVIKPSELSAIQTEVLAQALHKAGLPAGVLNIVNGDGAVAGAALAAHPDVAKVSFTGSTATGRAILRAGAQTMKRVTLELGGKGAQIILDDADLDRVAGMVLANGFMNSGQACIAGTRILVSRRRQEDFEQKLVAALGAFPVGPATDPDAGIGPMVNRRQWDRVQSYIALGQAEGARVLAGGAGRPEGMERGWFVRPTLFTDVHHDMRIAREEIFGPVLCIIAYEDDAEAIRIANDTTYGLQNYVFGGDEDRNRRVAQQLESGRIAVNGAAHEPMAPFGGFKQSGIGREFGAYGLTAFLEPRVVLS, from the coding sequence ATGCGCAGCATCATCAACAATTATATCGGCGGCCAATTCCGGCCCGCTTCATCAGACCGGACCGCCCCTTTGCACAATCCCGCGACGGAGGAGCAGATTGGCACCGTCCGCTTGTCGAATACCGATGATGTCGATGCGGCCGTGGCTGCCGCCAAGGCGGTATGGCCATCCTTTGCGGCCACGCCGCAAGACGAACGCATCGCCATGTTGCGCCGGCTTTCCTCGGCCCTCGCTGACAGCGAGCCGGAGTTGATTGCCGCGATGCGTGCGGAATACGGCGCGCCGATCCATTTCACGACGTTCAGCGTGCGCCATGCCGGCTCTGTCTTTCTCGACATGGCGCGAACGGTCGCGGATTACCCATGGCGCCAAAGCATCGGTCGCGCGCAGGTCGAGATGCGCCCGCTTGGCGTCGCGGCGGCGATCACGCCTTGGAACAGCAACATTGGCTTCATCTGCGCCAAGCTGGCAGCCGCGGTTGCGGCAGGATCACCGATCGTGATCAAGCCGTCCGAACTCAGCGCCATTCAGACCGAGGTTCTGGCGCAGGCCTTGCACAAGGCCGGATTGCCCGCAGGCGTGCTGAACATCGTGAACGGCGATGGCGCGGTGGCAGGGGCCGCGCTGGCCGCCCACCCGGATGTGGCAAAGGTCAGTTTCACCGGGTCCACCGCGACAGGCCGCGCCATCCTGCGGGCGGGCGCGCAGACGATGAAGCGCGTGACGCTGGAACTGGGCGGCAAGGGCGCTCAGATCATTCTGGACGATGCGGATCTGGACCGGGTGGCGGGCATGGTGCTGGCCAATGGTTTCATGAACAGCGGTCAGGCCTGCATTGCCGGAACCCGCATCCTCGTCTCGCGGCGGCGGCAGGAGGATTTTGAGCAAAAACTCGTGGCTGCGCTGGGGGCATTTCCTGTGGGGCCCGCAACAGATCCGGATGCCGGGATCGGGCCGATGGTAAACCGGCGCCAATGGGACCGCGTCCAGTCCTATATCGCGCTGGGGCAGGCCGAGGGCGCACGCGTTCTGGCCGGCGGCGCAGGCAGACCGGAGGGAATGGAGCGGGGGTGGTTTGTCAGGCCCACGCTCTTTACCGATGTGCATCATGACATGCGGATCGCGCGCGAGGAGATTTTCGGACCAGTGCTCTGCATCATCGCCTATGAGGATGATGCCGAAGCCATCCGCATCGCCAATGACACAACCTATGGGCTGCAAAACTATGTTTTCGGTGGTGACGAAGACCGCAACCGCCGTGTCGCCCAACAGTTGGAGAGCGGACGCATTGCCGTCAACGGCGCCGCACATGAGCCGATGGCCCCTTTCGGCGGCTTCAAGCAATCAGGTATTGGCCGCGAATTTGGCGCCTATGGGCTGACCGCGTTTCTGGAGCCGCGTGTGGTGCTGAGCTGA
- a CDS encoding LysR family transcriptional regulator: protein MRVTLAELEAVLAVARHGGFRAGSRALGVSSSALSHAILALEERLAVRLFNRTTRSVALTSAGEELIAQVAPAMGAIEAAIESIGQHASEPTGSLRINTSRGAARLMLEPILLAYHQRYPKVVLDVVTQDALVDITAAGFDAGARLHDAIPPDMVAVPIFSRLRMVVVAAPIYLAGRPLPKAPKDLMGHNCVQMRLSGGRLYRWEFERHGVSMTLDVPGNLILDGTDLILSAAVAGAGIAYVEERSALPHIAEGRLVELLADWTPPFEGLSLYFAGRRHLPPNLRALVDLIREVSAKERA, encoded by the coding sequence ATGCGTGTCACATTGGCGGAACTGGAAGCGGTGCTGGCGGTTGCCCGACATGGCGGATTCAGGGCCGGATCGCGGGCTTTGGGCGTATCGTCATCCGCGCTCAGCCATGCGATCCTCGCGCTGGAGGAGCGTCTGGCGGTACGTCTGTTCAACCGCACGACCCGCAGCGTTGCCCTCACCTCGGCAGGCGAGGAGTTGATCGCCCAGGTCGCGCCCGCCATGGGCGCCATCGAGGCCGCGATCGAGAGCATTGGACAGCACGCCAGCGAACCGACCGGATCGCTGCGCATCAACACATCGCGCGGGGCCGCGCGCCTGATGCTGGAACCGATCCTTCTTGCCTATCACCAGCGTTACCCCAAAGTGGTCTTGGACGTGGTGACACAGGATGCGCTGGTCGATATCACCGCCGCCGGGTTTGACGCGGGCGCGCGGCTGCATGACGCCATACCGCCGGATATGGTGGCCGTACCGATCTTTTCCCGGTTGCGCATGGTTGTGGTCGCTGCGCCGATCTATCTCGCAGGGCGCCCCTTACCCAAGGCGCCCAAGGATCTTATGGGGCACAACTGCGTCCAGATGCGGCTGTCAGGCGGGCGGCTGTATCGCTGGGAATTTGAACGCCATGGTGTATCCATGACGTTGGACGTGCCGGGCAATCTCATTCTCGACGGGACTGACCTGATCCTGTCGGCCGCCGTGGCTGGCGCCGGGATTGCCTATGTGGAAGAACGCAGCGCCTTGCCGCATATTGCGGAAGGCCGTCTGGTTGAGCTTTTGGCCGATTGGACGCCACCGTTCGAGGGGCTCTCGCTCTACTTTGCCGGGCGACGCCATTTGCCGCCCAATCTGCGCGCTCTGGTCGATCTGATCCGCGAAGTGTCGGCCAAGGAGCGTGCATAG